Proteins co-encoded in one Cytobacillus sp. NJ13 genomic window:
- the flgM gene encoding flagellar biosynthesis anti-sigma factor FlgM: MKINNFGPSGVNPYKRQMNKLENAGKPARTASDKIEISSTAKEMQQVSQLSENRKAKVEELKIQVENGTYKINPKEVAKSIANFYTKK, from the coding sequence ATGAAAATCAATAACTTTGGTCCTTCAGGCGTGAACCCATACAAACGCCAAATGAATAAGCTTGAAAATGCAGGAAAACCAGCCAGAACGGCATCAGATAAAATTGAAATCAGCTCCACTGCCAAGGAAATGCAGCAGGTATCACAGCTCAGTGAAAATCGCAAAGCAAAAGTAGAAGAGCTTAAAATTCAGGTAGAGAACGGTACTTATAAAATTAATCCAAAAGAAGTGGCGAAAAGCATCGCTAATTTTTATACGAAAAAATAA
- a CDS encoding flagellar protein FlgN — translation MSAEALTAVMEKLIKLHKSLYELAVKKTDIIKTGDIDGLNQMLKDEQAHIAAIGRLENEREKAANSIAPMLESPTVSDCLNILTQPDRLRLEAITKELAELVYELKEQNFLNQQLVHQSLQFVNVTMNLLRPQPETMNYGPPAKKKSEKMNPGIFNSKV, via the coding sequence ATGTCAGCCGAGGCACTTACTGCAGTGATGGAAAAACTGATAAAGCTTCATAAAAGCCTATATGAACTCGCAGTTAAAAAGACAGACATTATTAAGACCGGCGACATAGATGGCCTGAATCAGATGCTGAAGGATGAGCAGGCTCATATTGCGGCTATTGGCCGATTGGAAAACGAGCGGGAAAAGGCAGCAAATTCAATCGCGCCTATGCTGGAAAGCCCTACAGTATCAGATTGTTTAAATATCCTCACGCAGCCTGATCGCCTTAGGCTCGAGGCCATTACGAAGGAGCTTGCTGAGCTGGTATATGAACTGAAGGAGCAGAATTTCCTAAACCAGCAGCTTGTTCATCAATCTCTTCAGTTTGTAAATGTAACTATGAATCTATTAAGGCCGCAGCCTGAAACGATGAACTACGGCCCGCCTGCCAAAAAGAAATCTGAAAAGATGAATCCAGGAATTTTCAACTCGAAAGTGTAG